In the genome of Dioscorea cayenensis subsp. rotundata cultivar TDr96_F1 chromosome 1, TDr96_F1_v2_PseudoChromosome.rev07_lg8_w22 25.fasta, whole genome shotgun sequence, one region contains:
- the LOC120263247 gene encoding cucumisin-like codes for MTTFLFLIVFSCLALSFQSYGDERKVHIVYMGGRSKGVSSSSLSSIHHSMLNKVLSSGVSSSESIVYSYGRSFNGFAARLTDEEVEKLSEMDGVVSVLPNTKFQPHTTRSWDFMGLTRNLSLRYPNQGNVIVGVLDTGIWPESESFSGDGLGSLPSKFKGTCQTGGTNFTCNNKLIGARYYNADNFFDPREFKSPRDAIGHGTHTSSTAAGRAVGGASYFGLAEGEARGAVPEARIAMYKVCWLGYGCSGADILKAFDDAIADGVDIISVSLGSGFPFEYYEDPIAIGSFHAMKNGILTSNSAGNAGPFPISVANYAPWSLTVAASSIDRKFVSNVVLGNGNTYIGIAINSFNLGNSVSPLIYGGDAVNVSTGSSELISSYCFDGYMNSQKVKGNLVLCNGLFGEEGIPNADGLGVILSSDNYKDVAFNFRLPATVLSSQDVQEVLAYIRSSSNPIATIKMSDEWNDTLAPTVVSFSSRGPNPITPDILKPDLTAPGVDIIAAWSLAASPTFNPEDQRITKFNIISGTSMSCPHATGAAAYVKSAHPSWSPAAIKSALMTTATPMDSRKNEDAEFAYGAGHINPVKAVDPGLIFDASEQDYITFLCKQGYNTSTLQRLTGDNCTCNGIAPGKAWNLNYPSFSLSVPDNGYALGSFYRTVTNVGFPNSTYYATVFAPENLKISVEPASLSFTQVGEKKSFVVKVDGGKLFQQPIMSACITWFDGVHSVRTPVVVFTTVLPLPFNVDQGADLRSIGKANFPRLNGNLMGN; via the exons ATGACCACTTTTCTCTTCCTTATTGTGTTTTCTTGCCTTGCATTGTCTTTTCAGAGCTATGGAGATGAGAGAAAG GTTCATATTGTTTACATGGGAGGACGCTCCAAAGGagtctcatcatcatcactttCTTCAATCCATCATTCAATGCTTAATAAAGTTCTTTCCAG TGGTGTTAGCTCTTCAGAGTCAATTGTCTATAGCTACGGAAGGAGTTTCAATGGGTTTGCTGCAAGGTTAACAGATGAGGAAGTTGAAAAATTATCAg aGATGGATGGGGTGGTCTCTGTACTTCCAAATACCAAATTCCAGCCCCACACAACCAGATCCTGGGACTTCATGGGTCTCACTAGGAACTTATCTTTAAGGTACCCTAATCAAGGGAATGTCATTGTTGGGGTCTTAGACACTG gAATTTGGCCTGAATCTGAAAGCTTTAGTGGTGATGGTCTTGGTTCTCTACCATCAAAATTTAAAGGTACATGCCAGACCGGAGGAACCAATTTTACTTGCAACAA TAAACTCATCGGAGCTAGATATTACAATGCCGACAATTTCTTCGACCCAAGGGAGTTCAAATCACCAAGAGATGCAATAGGCCATGGAACTCACACCTCTTCCACTGCCGCCGGCCGGGCAGTGGGCGGTGCGAGCTACTTCGGCCTCGCCGAAGGTGAAGCTAGAGGAGCAGTCCCCGAAGCCAGGATAGCAATGTACAAAGTGTGCTGGTTAGGCTATGGTTGCTCTGGAGCCGATATTTTGAAAGCTTTCGACGATGCCATAGCCGATGGAGTTGACATTATCTCTGTTTCACTTGGGTCTGGCTTCCCATTTGAATATTATGAGGATCCGATAGCGATCGGATCCTTTCATGCGATGAAGAATGGGATACTCACCTCAAACTCTGCGGGGAATGCAGGTCCTTTTCCCATCTCCGTAGCAAACTATGCTCCATGGAGTTTGACGGTAGCTGCTAGCAGCATCGATAGGAAGTTCGTCTCCAATGTGGTTCTCGGCAATGGCAACACTTACATt ggaATAGCCATCAATAGTTTCAACCTTGGTAACTCAGTGTCTCCTCTTATCTACGGTGGAGACGCGGTGAATGTCTCCACTGGGAGTTCGGAACTAATCTCGAGTTATTGCTTTGATGGGTACATGAACTCTCAAAAAGTGAAAGGAAACTTGGTTCTTTGCAATGGGTTGTTCGGAGAAGAGGGAATTCCCAATGCCGATGGGTTGGGTGTCATTTTGAGCTCTGACAACTACAAAGATGTAGCCTTTAATTTTCGGCTTCCGGCCACTGTCTTGAGTTCTCAAGATGTTCAAGAGGTTCTTGCCTACATAAGATCTAGCAG CAATCCTATTGCAACAATTAAAATGAGCGATGAGTGGAATGATACACTTGCTCCGACAGTCGTTTCCTTCTCCTCCAGAGGCCCTAATCCGATCACTCCTGATATTCTAAag CCTGACTTAACTGCGCCTGGAGTAGACATCATTGCAGCATGGTCTCTAGCAGCCAGCCCCACCTTCAACCCTGAAGACCAAAGGATTACTAAGTTTAACATCATTTCAG GCACCTCGATGTCTTGCCCTCATGCTACTGGTGCTGCCGCCTATGTCAAGTCTGCCCACCCTTCCTGGTCTCCTGCAGCAATCAAGTCTGCTCTCATGACCACAG CAACACCAATGGATTCAAGAAAGAATGAAGATGCAGAGTTTGCATATGGAGCTGGCCACATCAATCCTGTAAAAGCTGTTGACCCAGGACTCATATTTGATGCATCAGAGCAAGATTACATCACATTCCTTTGCAAACAAGGTTACAACACAAGCACACTCCAACGTCTCACAGGTGACAACTGCACTTGCAATGGTATTGCACCAGGGAAAGCTTGGAACCTCAACTACCCTTCCTTCTCCCTCTCTGTGCCAGACAATGGCTATGCACTTGGATCCTTTTATAGAACTGTTACTAATGTTGGATTTCCAAACTCCACATATTATGCCACTGTTTTTGCACCAGAAAATCTCAAGATTTCAGTTGAGCCTGCAAGTCTTTCATTCACCCAAGTTGGGGAGAAGAAATCATTTGTTGTGAAGGTTGATGGTGGGAAGTTGTTTCAGCAACCTATCATGTCTGCATGTATAACTTGGTTTGATGGAGTGCACAGTGTGAGAACTCCTGTTGTTGTGTTCACAACTGTTCTTCCTCTTCCTTTCAATGTTGATCAGGGTGCTGATTTGAGGTCCATTGGCAAAGCAAACTTCCCTCGCTTGAATGGGAATTTGATGGGAAATTAG